From Chryseobacterium joostei, the proteins below share one genomic window:
- a CDS encoding RCC1 domain-containing protein, producing MKNYIYSIIALLMVMLCPAQVFVSQAEYFWDTDPGTGNGTPVLAADGSFNSVFEQLTKTGIATPGSGLHKFSVRIKDNTGVWGPVFTNVIDVQQNPTTALMALAQAEYFWDNDPGTGNGTPVLATDGSFNSVFEQLTKTDIVTPGNGLHKFSVRIKDNTGVWGPVFTNVINVQQNPTSTLMALAQAEYFWDTDPGAGNGTPVLAADGSFNSTYEQLIKTGIALPSNGLHVFNIRIKDNAGVWSPVFRNVINVGTPITSGCWESFSAGSLHSVGIKADGTLWTWGSNSEGQLGDRTTVDRKVPIQIGTATNWQSVSAAGRQTFAIKSDGTLWAWGYNYDGQLGDGTKVNRLSPVQIGTATNWKSISAGVNHMLAIKTDGTLWGWGHNVFGQLGNGANTNTIVPAQIGTATNWKSVAQGIVHTLAIKTDGTLWAWGYNADGQLGDGTATSKNTPKQIGTATNWKSIDAGNSHSVGLKTDGTLWAWGNNSNGQLGNGTTGEKSSPTQIGTDTNWANIDAGSTFTYANKTDGTLWSWGNSSYGQLGDGTNGAVNVLSPAQVGSSSDNMLIYAGGNHVLVKNVDGFLKVCGRNDFGQLGDDTNIQKNTFAYTACPSNCASPMQFSTSNITAATATLNWTASSSAPNGGYLYIYSTNPIVGGIDGTTSTTTANLSNLLPNTTYYWWVASHCGSSQSNWMQGGSFKTLPAATTGCWKSVSTGGFHSVGLKTDGTLWTWGLNEVGQLGDGTTSSKDTPMQIGTSNNWSKIIAGSSFSAGLRTDGTLWAWGSNLDGQLGDGTTINRMTPAQIGTATDWVSIASGNDYILAIKSNGTLWGWGRNEYGQLGDGTTINKTVPTQIGTATDWKMVAPGVMHTLALKTNGTLWAWGSTTYGRLGNGISTTIEITSPIQIETATDWKSVGAGYLHSVGVKTDGTLWGWGHNSDGQLGDGATAYKTTPTQIGTETNWKDVDANRYHSSMGIKADGTLWAWGYNDYGQLGDGTKNRRFTPTQIGTSNDKQSIALGSYNTFVINTNGFLSGCGRNEYGQIGDGSALQKKIFVPLACPTNANLAVDNVLTKTDQLKVYPNPVQNDLTVSFDQKILSVTVYNAAGQLVLTKAINDTKGTIDCSAFTSGIYLVKVNAANDFVKTVKVIKR from the coding sequence ATGAAGAATTATATCTATAGTATCATCGCTTTGCTTATGGTCATGCTGTGCCCTGCACAAGTGTTCGTAAGTCAGGCCGAATATTTCTGGGATACCGACCCGGGAACAGGAAACGGAACTCCTGTATTGGCAGCTGATGGGAGTTTTAACAGCGTTTTTGAACAACTCACCAAAACAGGGATTGCTACACCGGGTAGCGGTTTGCACAAATTCTCTGTTCGTATTAAAGATAATACTGGGGTTTGGGGACCTGTTTTCACCAACGTTATTGATGTTCAGCAAAATCCAACAACAGCGCTAATGGCTCTTGCACAAGCCGAGTATTTCTGGGATAATGATCCTGGAACCGGAAACGGAACTCCGGTATTGGCCACTGATGGAAGTTTTAATAGTGTTTTTGAACAATTAACCAAAACAGACATTGTTACACCAGGTAATGGTTTGCACAAATTCTCTGTTCGTATTAAAGATAATACGGGTGTTTGGGGACCTGTTTTTACCAATGTAATTAATGTTCAGCAAAATCCGACATCTACGCTAATGGCTCTTGCACAGGCCGAGTATTTTTGGGATACCGATCCGGGAGCAGGAAACGGTACTCCGGTATTGGCTGCTGATGGTAGCTTCAACAGTACTTATGAACAACTGATCAAAACAGGCATTGCTTTACCTTCTAACGGTTTGCATGTATTTAATATCCGTATCAAAGACAATGCGGGTGTTTGGAGTCCTGTTTTTAGAAATGTTATTAATGTAGGAACTCCAATTACCTCAGGCTGCTGGGAAAGTTTTAGTGCAGGAAGTCTGCATTCAGTGGGAATAAAAGCAGATGGTACACTATGGACATGGGGTAGTAATTCTGAAGGGCAGTTAGGGGATAGAACCACTGTTGATAGAAAGGTCCCTATACAAATAGGAACAGCAACAAACTGGCAAAGTGTGAGTGCCGCAGGTCGTCAAACATTTGCTATTAAATCCGATGGTACCCTTTGGGCATGGGGATATAATTATGATGGACAACTGGGAGATGGAACTAAAGTCAACAGATTGAGCCCTGTTCAAATAGGAACAGCAACGAATTGGAAAAGCATCAGTGCCGGAGTTAATCATATGTTAGCTATCAAAACCGATGGGACATTATGGGGTTGGGGGCATAACGTATTTGGACAATTAGGAAATGGTGCAAACACCAATACAATTGTTCCTGCACAAATAGGAACAGCAACAAATTGGAAAAGTGTAGCACAAGGTATAGTGCATACTCTTGCCATTAAAACAGACGGAACATTATGGGCATGGGGATATAATGCTGATGGCCAGTTAGGTGATGGAACCGCTACTTCAAAGAATACTCCAAAGCAAATAGGAACCGCTACGAATTGGAAAAGTATAGATGCCGGTAACAGTCACTCTGTAGGACTTAAAACAGATGGAACACTATGGGCATGGGGGAATAACTCTAATGGACAGTTGGGTAATGGAACTACAGGCGAAAAAAGTAGTCCAACACAGATAGGAACTGACACCAATTGGGCCAATATAGATGCCGGAAGTACTTTTACTTATGCGAATAAAACAGATGGAACACTTTGGTCATGGGGCAATAGCTCCTATGGACAGCTGGGTGACGGTACAAATGGAGCCGTGAATGTTTTATCACCTGCACAGGTTGGTTCCTCTTCAGACAATATGCTGATTTATGCCGGAGGTAATCATGTTCTTGTAAAAAATGTTGATGGATTTTTAAAAGTTTGCGGACGAAATGATTTTGGACAGTTAGGTGATGATACCAATATTCAAAAAAATACGTTTGCTTATACTGCCTGTCCTTCTAATTGCGCTTCACCAATGCAATTTTCAACATCCAATATTACTGCTGCAACGGCTACCCTTAACTGGACAGCATCAAGTTCAGCTCCTAATGGAGGGTATTTGTATATCTACAGTACAAATCCAATTGTAGGAGGTATAGACGGAACGACTTCTACTACAACAGCAAATTTGAGCAATTTATTACCTAACACCACTTACTATTGGTGGGTGGCATCTCATTGCGGATCCAGCCAGAGTAATTGGATGCAGGGAGGCTCATTTAAAACACTTCCTGCCGCTACAACAGGCTGTTGGAAAAGTGTGAGTACTGGTGGTTTTCATTCTGTAGGACTCAAAACAGATGGTACATTATGGACATGGGGGCTTAATGAAGTTGGACAATTGGGAGATGGAACTACAAGTTCAAAAGATACTCCTATGCAAATCGGGACCTCTAATAACTGGTCGAAAATCATTGCCGGAAGTTCTTTTTCGGCAGGGCTCAGAACAGATGGAACACTATGGGCATGGGGTAGTAATCTGGATGGCCAATTAGGCGATGGAACTACAATCAATAGAATGACCCCGGCTCAAATTGGAACAGCAACAGACTGGGTAAGTATTGCCAGTGGGAATGATTATATACTGGCTATAAAATCCAATGGTACCCTTTGGGGCTGGGGACGTAATGAGTATGGCCAATTAGGAGATGGTACTACCATCAATAAAACGGTACCTACACAAATAGGAACAGCTACAGATTGGAAAATGGTAGCACCAGGAGTAATGCATACTCTTGCCTTGAAAACCAATGGAACATTATGGGCCTGGGGAAGTACCACTTATGGAAGATTAGGTAATGGAATTTCAACGACGATAGAAATAACCAGCCCTATTCAAATAGAAACAGCGACGGATTGGAAAAGTGTTGGTGCAGGATATCTTCATTCAGTAGGTGTGAAAACTGATGGAACGCTATGGGGTTGGGGACATAATTCTGATGGCCAATTAGGCGATGGAGCTACAGCCTATAAAACGACTCCTACACAAATAGGAACCGAAACCAATTGGAAAGATGTTGATGCCAACCGTTATCATTCTTCTATGGGAATCAAAGCAGATGGAACACTTTGGGCATGGGGTTATAATGATTATGGGCAACTGGGAGACGGAACCAAAAACAGAAGATTTACTCCAACGCAAATAGGAACATCTAATGATAAACAAAGTATTGCATTAGGAAGCTATAATACATTCGTTATCAATACTAATGGGTTTTTATCAGGCTGTGGCCGTAATGAGTATGGTCAGATAGGAGACGGCAGTGCTCTTCAAAAGAAAATTTTTGTACCTCTAGCTTGTCCAACAAATGCTAATCTAGCAGTTGATAATGTTTTAACAAAGACAGATCAGCTGAAAGTATATCCAAATCCGGTACAGAATGATTTAACGGTTTCTTTTGATCAAAAGATTCTTTCGGTAACGGTTTACAATGCAGCAGGGCAGCTGGTACTTACGAAAGCAATCAATGATACTAAAGGAACAATTGATTGTTCTGCTTTCACTTCAGGAATTTACTTAGTTAAAGTAAATGCAGCGAATGACTTCGTGAAAACGGTAAAAGTGATTAAGCGATAA
- a CDS encoding right-handed parallel beta-helix repeat-containing protein — MTKKLLIIAFAGLSSTMAFAADLYVRNAGAGGAYSTISAAITAASNGDRIIVQPKANGEAYIENLTINKSLTFVSETNYSKYILQGGVNIDLAAGRVITINNLKTVNSINGILTTGAAVGGRTTINILNCDLISVSTTTANTTTNISGCNINGPLQISHGICTANKASFITVYSFQQETSMATSDAEVYGNISTGAIANSQPYYAFKFHNNFCDAFWIRGIKDGSSNEIINNTVYRPAAANFYPAVIYIGLYDNSLTNTGDLAIMNNAVSFVPGQSNICIQNNHNNVNVTASYNLSTNPFVTQGNMIQSNNSGSVNMNFDNVAYTVTGMNENAGSPDIKYTDLDLTRNDAGHYGGSNSWANYWPANVGNKPQVNYLVTPRSINGGTLNINGSGFSK, encoded by the coding sequence ATGACAAAAAAACTACTAATCATTGCCTTTGCAGGCTTATCGAGTACCATGGCTTTTGCAGCCGATCTGTATGTTAGAAATGCCGGAGCCGGCGGAGCTTATTCTACTATAAGTGCAGCTATCACAGCTGCTTCAAACGGAGATCGTATCATTGTTCAACCTAAAGCGAATGGAGAAGCTTATATAGAAAATTTGACAATAAATAAATCCCTGACTTTTGTTTCTGAAACTAATTATAGCAAATACATTCTTCAGGGAGGTGTTAACATTGACCTGGCAGCGGGAAGAGTGATTACCATTAACAATCTGAAGACAGTAAACTCTATTAATGGTATATTGACAACAGGAGCAGCAGTTGGAGGAAGAACGACAATCAATATTTTGAACTGTGACTTGATTAGTGTGTCTACCACTACCGCCAATACTACTACAAATATTTCCGGTTGTAATATTAATGGACCTTTGCAGATTTCCCATGGAATATGTACGGCTAACAAAGCATCGTTTATTACCGTCTATTCTTTCCAGCAGGAAACTTCCATGGCTACATCTGATGCTGAGGTTTATGGTAATATATCTACAGGAGCAATAGCTAACTCTCAACCCTATTATGCTTTTAAGTTCCACAATAATTTTTGTGACGCTTTTTGGATACGTGGTATAAAAGACGGAAGTTCTAATGAAATCATTAACAATACAGTTTATAGACCTGCTGCCGCTAACTTTTATCCAGCTGTTATTTACATTGGTTTATATGATAATAGTCTTACAAACACAGGAGACCTTGCCATTATGAATAATGCTGTTTCTTTTGTGCCGGGTCAAAGCAATATCTGTATTCAAAACAATCATAATAATGTTAACGTGACGGCCAGCTACAATTTATCTACCAATCCGTTTGTAACGCAAGGTAACATGATCCAAAGTAACAATTCAGGATCGGTGAATATGAACTTTGATAATGTTGCATATACTGTAACTGGAATGAATGAGAATGCTGGAAGTCCTGATATAAAATATACAGACTTAGATTTAACAAGAAACGATGCAGGACACTATGGTGGTTCTAACAGCTGGGCTAATTATTGGCCGGCAAATGTTGGCAATAAACCTCAGGTAAACTATTTGGTAACTCCAAGATCTATTAACGGTGGTACTTTGAATATTAACGGATCCGGTTTTTCTAAGTAA
- a CDS encoding RCC1 domain-containing protein has translation MKNYIYSIIALLMVILCPAQVFVSQAEYFWDADPGAGNGIPVLATDGNFNSAFEQLTKTGIATPGNGLHKFSIRIKDNTGVWGPVFTNVIDVQQNQTSTLIALAQAEYFWDADPGAGNGTPVLAADGNFNSVFEQLTKTDIVTPGNGLHKFSVRIKDNTGVWGPVFTNVISVQQNQTSTLMALAQAEYFWDTDPGAGNGTPVLAADGNFDSSFEQLTKTGIALPSNGLHVFNIRIKDNAGVWGPVFKNVINVETPTPTGCWQSLSVGNGFSAGIKADGTLWIWGSNDSGQIGNGTTIDRNTPILIGTATDWKSVSIGFSHTIALKTDGTLWGWGRNDYGQLGDGTTIARKVPTQIGNASDWKSIHVSFNQTFAIKTDGTLWSWGFNYYGQLGDGTTTNKLVPAQIGTATNWKSIEPGSLHTFALKTDGTLWGWGYNYYGQLGDGTQVSRLSPVQIGTATDWKSAAAGSYHSIALKANGALWAWGSNTFGNLGDGTIINKSLPIQIGTETNWNNISAGNGVTFATKTNGTLWSWGNNSKGLLGNGTTGSINTTLPTQVGSSSDNMQSFVGENHVLVKTIDGYLKVCGENYFGQLGNGANNNINSFISIACPTICSLPTQFSTTNVTSKTATLSWTGSTGAPSGGYSYLYSTNSVLGGIEGVTSAATTNLTNLLPNTTYYWWVASNCGSGQVNWIPAGSFTTLPTTETGCWESVSVGNYHSIGIKTDGTLWTWGKNGAGQLGDGTTITRTTPTQLGTGKNWVKIAAGYAHTVAIKADGTLWSWGYNASAQVGDGTTISKNIPTQIGTATDWANIAAGDHYTVALKSNGTLWAWGLNIDGQLGDGTKINKTIPIQIGTANDWKTIAAVVNHTIATKTDGTLWTWGSNTNGQLGNGTKTEKLIPTKVGTATNWKNASGGVSHTIAIKTDGTLWTWGDNSSGQLGDGTTTAKLNPTQIGTATDWQSVKGDYYGSSIAIKTDGTLWSWGYNTYGHLGDGTKVPKNIPTKIGTSTDRKIVAANSFNTLVISTNGFLSGCGFNDYGQIGDGITINRTIFVPVGCPTSDVLRVDAVSTQSDQLKVYPNPVQNDLMVSFDQKILSVTVYNAAGQLVLTKAINDTKGTINVSALPSGVYLVKVNAANDFVKTVKVIKR, from the coding sequence ATGAAGAATTATATCTATAGTATCATCGCTTTGCTTATGGTCATATTGTGCCCTGCACAAGTGTTCGTAAGCCAGGCCGAATATTTCTGGGATGCCGATCCTGGAGCCGGAAACGGTATTCCTGTATTGGCCACTGATGGAAATTTCAACAGTGCATTTGAACAACTCACCAAAACGGGGATCGCCACACCGGGTAACGGCTTGCATAAATTCTCCATCCGTATTAAGGATAATACGGGAGTTTGGGGACCTGTTTTTACCAATGTTATTGATGTTCAGCAAAACCAGACCTCTACGCTAATTGCTCTTGCGCAGGCCGAGTATTTCTGGGATGCCGATCCTGGAGCCGGTAATGGAACTCCTGTATTGGCAGCTGATGGTAATTTCAATAGCGTTTTCGAACAACTTACCAAAACAGATATTGTTACACCTGGTAATGGTTTGCACAAATTCTCTGTCCGTATCAAAGACAATACGGGTGTTTGGGGACCAGTTTTTACCAATGTTATTAGTGTTCAGCAAAACCAGACCTCTACGCTAATGGCTCTTGCACAGGCCGAATATTTTTGGGATACCGATCCGGGAGCAGGAAATGGTACTCCGGTATTGGCTGCCGATGGGAACTTTGACAGTTCTTTTGAGCAACTGACCAAAACAGGAATTGCTTTACCTTCTAATGGCTTGCATGTATTTAATATCCGTATTAAAGACAATGCTGGTGTTTGGGGTCCTGTTTTTAAAAATGTTATTAATGTAGAAACTCCAACTCCTACAGGATGTTGGCAGAGTCTTAGTGTAGGAAATGGGTTTTCCGCAGGAATAAAAGCAGATGGAACCTTATGGATTTGGGGTAGCAATGATTCTGGACAAATAGGAAACGGAACTACAATTGATAGAAATACACCGATCCTAATAGGAACAGCAACAGATTGGAAAAGCGTTAGTATTGGCTTTAGCCACACTATAGCACTAAAAACAGATGGTACATTATGGGGCTGGGGTAGAAATGATTATGGGCAACTGGGAGATGGAACTACAATAGCCAGAAAAGTACCTACCCAAATAGGAAATGCATCAGATTGGAAAAGTATCCATGTTTCATTCAATCAGACGTTTGCTATAAAAACAGATGGAACACTCTGGAGCTGGGGATTTAATTATTATGGGCAACTAGGTGATGGGACTACTACTAATAAGCTTGTGCCAGCTCAAATAGGAACAGCTACTAATTGGAAAAGTATAGAACCAGGTTCACTGCATACTTTTGCTCTCAAAACAGATGGAACACTTTGGGGATGGGGATATAATTATTATGGCCAATTAGGAGATGGAACTCAAGTCAGTAGATTGTCTCCAGTTCAAATCGGAACAGCAACGGATTGGAAAAGTGCTGCTGCTGGTAGTTATCACTCAATCGCACTAAAAGCAAATGGGGCATTATGGGCCTGGGGAAGTAATACTTTTGGTAATTTAGGTGACGGAACTATCATTAATAAAAGTTTACCTATACAAATAGGAACGGAAACAAACTGGAACAATATATCTGCTGGTAACGGTGTTACATTCGCCACAAAAACAAATGGAACATTATGGTCATGGGGTAACAATTCCAAAGGGTTATTAGGTAATGGTACAACTGGAAGTATTAATACTACGCTACCTACACAAGTAGGATCATCATCAGACAATATGCAGAGTTTTGTGGGGGAGAATCATGTTCTTGTAAAGACTATTGATGGATATTTAAAAGTTTGTGGAGAAAATTATTTTGGACAGCTAGGTAATGGTGCTAATAATAATATAAATTCGTTTATTTCTATTGCTTGTCCTACAATTTGCTCTCTTCCAACACAATTTTCAACAACAAATGTTACTTCAAAAACGGCTACTCTTAGCTGGACAGGATCAACTGGAGCTCCTAGTGGAGGCTATTCGTATCTTTATAGCACAAACTCAGTTCTTGGAGGTATAGAGGGAGTTACTTCTGCTGCTACAACCAATTTGACAAATTTATTACCGAACACTACATACTATTGGTGGGTAGCATCTAATTGTGGATCTGGTCAGGTTAATTGGATACCAGCAGGTTCCTTTACTACACTTCCTACAACTGAAACTGGCTGTTGGGAAAGTGTGAGTGTTGGTAATTATCATTCGATAGGAATCAAAACAGACGGAACGCTATGGACTTGGGGTAAAAATGGTGCTGGACAGTTAGGAGATGGAACTACAATTACGAGAACTACCCCAACACAACTAGGAACCGGGAAAAATTGGGTAAAAATAGCAGCCGGATACGCACACACTGTAGCCATTAAAGCTGACGGAACACTATGGAGTTGGGGATATAATGCAAGTGCGCAGGTGGGCGATGGAACCACAATTTCAAAAAATATTCCAACACAAATCGGAACTGCAACTGATTGGGCAAATATTGCTGCTGGGGATCATTATACAGTAGCTCTAAAATCAAATGGAACACTTTGGGCTTGGGGACTTAATATAGATGGGCAGCTAGGAGATGGAACAAAAATAAACAAAACTATCCCCATACAAATTGGAACAGCAAATGATTGGAAAACCATAGCGGCTGTTGTAAATCATACTATAGCCACTAAAACCGATGGAACACTGTGGACTTGGGGAAGTAATACGAATGGACAACTGGGAAATGGAACTAAAACGGAAAAACTTATTCCAACAAAAGTCGGAACAGCTACAAATTGGAAAAATGCTTCTGGTGGAGTTTCTCATACTATTGCCATCAAAACCGATGGTACACTTTGGACCTGGGGGGATAATTCCTCTGGACAATTAGGCGATGGAACTACAACGGCTAAATTGAATCCAACACAAATCGGAACCGCAACAGATTGGCAGAGTGTGAAAGGGGACTATTATGGCTCTTCCATAGCAATCAAAACAGATGGGACTCTTTGGAGTTGGGGATATAATACCTATGGTCACCTAGGTGATGGTACAAAAGTTCCAAAAAATATTCCTACAAAAATAGGAACATCTACTGATAGAAAAATTGTTGCAGCAAATTCATTTAACACACTTGTAATAAGTACCAATGGATTTTTATCGGGCTGTGGTTTTAATGATTACGGTCAGATAGGAGATGGAATAACTATTAATAGAACAATTTTTGTACCTGTTGGTTGCCCTACGAGTGATGTTTTAAGAGTCGATGCTGTTTCAACACAGTCGGATCAACTGAAGGTATATCCAAATCCGGTACAGAATGACTTAATGGTTTCTTTTGATCAAAAGATTCTTTCGGTAACAGTTTACAATGCTGCAGGACAGCTGGTACTTACAAAAGCAATCAATGATACTAAAGGAACGATTAATGTTTCTGCTTTACCATCAGGAGTTTATCTGGTTAAAGTAAATGCAGCCAATGACTTCGTGAAAACGGTAAAAGTGATTAAGCGATAA
- a CDS encoding autotransporter outer membrane beta-barrel domain-containing protein has protein sequence MTKKLLIVAFAGLSSTMAFAADLYVRNGGTGGAYSTVSAAITAASDGDRIIIQPKTNGDPYIENLTINKSLTFVSETNYSRYFIKGTIAINPAVGRVVTISNLTSGNYTINDITASGPTSGGRTTINLLNCDLNNVYTNQINTTTNISGCTVRGSINFTHGRVTANKAQFIAVYALAADTSPATSDVEIYGNAIDNVLSYTQTSYVFKIYNNFCSRISVHGIKAGSFNEIINNTVYDPNIGDVAPLYISLNSNTITGNIAIMNNAVSFAVGQTNACIQNNSTNATVTASYNVFTNPFVTQGNMTQSNNSGSVNMNFDNVAYTVTGMNANAGNPDIKYTDLDLTRNDAGHYGGSNSWANYWPANADTKPQINYLVTPRIISGGTLNINGSGFSK, from the coding sequence ATGACAAAAAAACTACTAATCGTTGCCTTTGCAGGTCTATCGAGTACTATGGCTTTTGCAGCCGATTTATATGTTAGAAATGGAGGAACAGGCGGAGCTTATTCTACGGTAAGTGCAGCCATCACAGCTGCTTCAGATGGAGATAGAATCATCATTCAGCCCAAAACAAACGGGGACCCTTATATAGAAAACCTTACGATCAATAAGTCGCTGACATTTGTTTCCGAAACTAATTATAGTAGATATTTCATTAAAGGAACTATTGCCATCAATCCGGCTGTAGGGAGAGTGGTAACCATCAGTAACCTGACCTCTGGGAATTATACTATCAACGATATCACGGCTAGCGGACCTACGTCTGGAGGCAGAACAACCATCAATCTTTTGAACTGTGATTTGAATAATGTCTATACTAATCAAATCAATACTACCACCAACATTTCAGGTTGTACAGTTAGAGGAAGTATTAATTTTACCCATGGAAGAGTTACTGCTAACAAAGCACAGTTTATTGCCGTCTATGCTCTTGCTGCAGATACCAGCCCTGCTACATCTGACGTTGAAATTTATGGGAATGCTATTGATAATGTGTTATCATACACACAAACAAGTTATGTTTTCAAAATCTATAATAATTTTTGCTCTCGTATCTCTGTTCATGGGATTAAAGCAGGCAGTTTTAACGAAATTATTAACAATACCGTTTATGACCCCAATATTGGTGATGTGGCTCCTTTATACATTAGTTTAAATAGTAATACAATTACCGGAAATATTGCCATTATGAATAATGCTGTTTCTTTTGCGGTAGGTCAAACCAATGCTTGTATTCAAAACAACAGTACGAATGCGACTGTGACAGCCAGCTACAATGTATTTACCAATCCGTTTGTAACACAAGGTAATATGACCCAAAGCAACAATTCAGGATCAGTAAATATGAACTTCGATAATGTAGCATATACAGTAACCGGAATGAATGCAAATGCCGGAAATCCTGATATAAAATACACAGATTTGGACTTAACAAGAAATGACGCAGGCCACTACGGCGGATCAAATAGTTGGGCAAATTATTGGCCTGCAAATGCTGATACTAAACCACAGATAAACTATCTGGTTACTCCACGAATAATCAGTGGTGGTACATTAAATATCAATGGATCTGGTTTTTCTAAATAA
- a CDS encoding serine hydrolase: MTKIKLSLFIITITTLFASSNLSGQITSKEVDALVGNAIEKFHVAGAAVAIVKDGKVIHKKGYGVKSIDTKSLIDEHTNFEIASNSKAFTTAALSILVDEGKLSWDDHVKKYIPEFKMYNDYVTENFTIEDLLCHRSGLGLGAGDLMMFPDGTDFTIKDVIKSFQYFAPVSGFRTQFNYDNQLYLVAGEVVARISGMSWEAFIQKRIMEPLQMQNSFSSINQVKDISLMASPHSSESGSIKKISLYGAMVNGAAGGIVSNVDDMSKWMLVQLNKGKYGSGLDKQLFSKERQNEMWTIHTVDQVNPNPRYNQHFNGYGLGWNLSDMKGNLSVSHTGGLPGMLSIVTMIPDLNLGIVILTNTENGGSGVFSSVSQTIIDSYLGLNDFGWVDKYAAYFKSQKESGDDITKKVWETVSKAKNTAIKNEDLIGLYEDKWFGKIEIFLKGNQLWFKSYRSPKLNGPMSFYKANTFAIKWDYKDMNCDAFAMFNLDEDGKAQSIKMKGISPNIDFSFDFQDLNLQRIKN, from the coding sequence ATGACAAAAATAAAATTGTCTCTATTCATTATTACCATTACCACATTATTTGCAAGCAGCAATTTATCCGGCCAAATAACCTCTAAAGAAGTTGATGCACTTGTAGGTAATGCAATAGAAAAGTTCCATGTTGCAGGGGCAGCTGTAGCCATTGTAAAGGATGGGAAAGTAATTCACAAAAAAGGCTATGGTGTAAAATCAATAGACACCAAATCTCTTATTGATGAGCATACAAACTTTGAAATTGCCTCCAACAGCAAGGCTTTTACGACGGCTGCTTTATCCATTTTAGTAGATGAAGGAAAACTTTCCTGGGATGATCATGTCAAAAAATACATCCCTGAATTTAAAATGTATAATGATTATGTGACAGAAAACTTTACGATAGAAGATTTATTGTGCCACCGTAGTGGGCTTGGTTTAGGAGCTGGTGACTTAATGATGTTTCCTGATGGTACAGACTTTACCATTAAGGATGTAATAAAGTCTTTCCAGTATTTCGCGCCTGTTTCTGGTTTTCGAACCCAATTTAATTATGACAATCAATTGTATTTGGTGGCGGGTGAAGTCGTTGCAAGAATAAGTGGAATGAGCTGGGAGGCTTTTATCCAAAAACGTATTATGGAACCACTGCAAATGCAAAATTCTTTTAGTTCTATAAACCAGGTAAAAGATATTAGCTTAATGGCTTCTCCCCATTCCTCAGAATCAGGCAGTATTAAAAAAATATCTTTATACGGGGCAATGGTAAATGGTGCTGCCGGAGGAATAGTCTCCAATGTTGATGACATGTCCAAATGGATGCTTGTTCAGCTAAACAAAGGGAAATATGGTTCCGGTTTAGATAAACAGCTTTTTAGCAAAGAAAGACAAAATGAAATGTGGACCATCCATACGGTTGATCAAGTTAATCCTAACCCAAGATATAACCAGCATTTCAACGGGTATGGTTTAGGCTGGAATTTATCTGATATGAAAGGAAATTTGAGTGTTTCTCACACTGGTGGCCTACCTGGAATGCTTTCTATTGTTACTATGATTCCTGATTTAAATCTGGGGATTGTTATTCTTACCAATACAGAAAATGGAGGTTCCGGAGTTTTCTCATCGGTTAGCCAAACCATTATCGACAGTTATTTAGGACTTAATGATTTCGGTTGGGTAGATAAGTATGCCGCTTATTTTAAGTCTCAAAAAGAATCCGGGGATGATATAACTAAAAAGGTTTGGGAAACGGTAAGCAAAGCAAAAAACACAGCCATAAAAAACGAGGATTTAATTGGATTGTATGAGGATAAATGGTTTGGGAAAATTGAAATTTTCTTAAAAGGAAATCAACTGTGGTTCAAATCTTATCGCTCACCAAAGCTAAATGGTCCAATGAGCTTTTATAAAGCAAATACTTTTGCCATTAAATGGGATTATAAAGATATGAACTGTGATGCCTTTGCCATGTTTAATTTAGATGAAGATGGAAAAGCACAAAGCATAAAAATGAAAGGAATTTCTCCCAATATAGACTTTAGCTTCGACTTTCAGGATCTGAATTTGCAAAGAATAAAAAATTAA